The Pseudodesulfovibrio sediminis genome includes the window AACGCGGCCCGTCTCGGAGAAGTGGTCGCCCATCGCAACCTCGTGCTGCCTCAACTGGGAGCCACTGGCGTGACCGCACACATGGTCAAAAAAGGATGCGGGTTCAAGGTCGAATACGGCCCGATCCGCGCCGAAGATCTCCCTGCGTATCTCGCCAACGGCAATCAGGCCGATCAGGACATGCGCATGGTGACCTTCCCGCTCAAGGAACGGGCCGTGCTTATCCCGGTGGAAATATTCCTGCTTTGGAAACTGCTGGCCTGGACCATACTGGCGGCCTTCCTGCTCTCCGGCATCGGCCCGGACATCTTCTCGCTGGCAGCAGCCTGGAGCCGGGGCACGGCCGCCATCACCGCCACCCTGTTCGGCATTCTGGCTGGCTGTGCCGTGGTCCCGCTCATGCTGAACCAGCTCCCGTGGCGTCAGTTCTGGCCCAAGGGCGTGCTCACAGGCGCAGTGGCAGGCCTTCTCTGTGTCATGTTCTTCGCAGGCTCACTCGGCTGGCTGGCGTCAATCGCCCTCGCCCTGTGGACCACCGCCGTGTCCTCCTATCTGGCCATGAACTTTACCGGCTCCACCCCATACACCTCACCGTCCGGCGTGGAAGCGGAGATGCGCAAAGGCCTTCCGCTCCAGGCAGGCGCAGCAACCCTGGGGATCATCGGATGGCTTATCGCCCCGTTCATTTGAGGACGCACTCAAGGAATTTGCTATGAAAGATTTCAGATATATAGATAACATCGCAACGCTCAAACTGGACGAAGCAACCTGTATCGGCTGCGGCATGTGTGCCGTGGTCTGCCCTCACCGGATTCTGGAGATGAGAGAAAAGAAGGCGGTCATTCTGGATTTCAACGCCTGCATGGAGTGTGGCGCGTGCGCCAAGAACTGCCCTGTGGAGGCGATTACCGTCACGCCCGGGGTGGGCTGCGCCTCCTACCTCATCTCTGTCTGGCTGTATCAGCTGACCGGCAAGGAGATGGACTCCGGCTGCTGCTAAGCCTTTTTCATCGCGGCCTTCTTCGTGAACGTCGCCCGTGAAGTCTGCACACGTTTGACCACGGCCCGGATTCCTTCCTTGGGCGTGGGGACCAATCCCTTGGGCAGGACCGGCGGTTTCTCCCCGCACGCCTCGTACACCTCGCGCATCTCCCGACAGGTGACACACCGATTGCACGGATACGCCTTTCCGGCCTTGTCATAGATGGGTGTCCGGCAATACCAGCTGGCCTCACGAAACGGTTTGGGCAACATCTGCCAGATTTCTGTCTTGTCCAGATCAATGACCGGATAAATGATGGTCGCCTCGGATTTGCTTGGTTCGATAATGGCGTTGAAAATATTCATGGCCCGCTCACTGCGCTTGAGCAGCATCTCCCCCCCTGTTTTCAGGTCGGTCCGAGTCCGTCCTCTGGCCACATGCACGATATCACGATCCCCGGCACAGATATTGGCGGCCATGAAATTGGCAATATCCATATCCCAGATCATGTCCCGCTTCATGAACGAATAATCATGCAGACAATGGGTGAAGGTAAACGGTCGGAATTTCTTCCCGGCAAACAGCTTCAGCGTTTGGTTCACGGCCTGTTTTTCGGCAGCGGCCCGCTTTTCACGATTGATCAGCTGCATATGATGTACACGTATTGCAAACGCCGCATACGCATCATCTGTGAGCAGCCGATAGAGAACCCCTACCGAGTCCACCCCCCCGGAGTACATGCACAATATTTTCTTTTTCATAATAGTCGGATATCATAATTTTGCGCAAACGGTCCATATCCACGGCTTGCCTCTCCCCGTGCTCTTCACCTATGCTACGCACACCAGTAACCACGGCAATTCCACAGGAGCAAAACCATGTCCGACGTCCCGATCAATGACTCAATTTTCATCATCTGGAGTTCTTCCGACCCCGAGGTCGCAGACAATCTGGCTTTCATGTACGCCCACAATTCTCTCAAAAGACTCTGGTGGGGCCGAGTCAGGCTGATCATCTGGGGGCCGTCCGCGCAACTGACCGCTGAAAACAGTCACATCCAATCAAGAATACGGGAAATGCTGGCAGACGGCGTTGAGGTATGGGCCTGCCGCGCCTGCGCAGAAAACTACGGCGTGGTCGACACACTGGAAACCCTTGGCGTCAACGTGGTCTACATTGGAGATCCAACAACCAAAATGATCAAGGAAGGATGGAAGAGCCTGACCTTTTAATACCCCCCGCCGCATGATATGGCTGAGGCAGTCACCCTTTTAGCAAGGAGAAAGCCATGACAATCGAGACACTGACAACCTTCTTCATGTGGTGTTCCATCATCAACGGCGGACTGCTCCTGTATGCGGTCGTCATCCAAATGGTCGCGCCTGACTTCATCTACACATTCCAAAGACGATTTTTTCCGATCAACCGGGAGACCTACGAAACAGTCTACTATGCCTTTCTCGGCGGCTACAAGCTGCTCTATCTGGTGTTCAACCTCGTCCCCTACATCGCCCTGCGAATCATGGAGTAGCGCTAGCGGACCAAGGGCAACCCGGAACGCTGCCAATCGACTATCCCGTTCTTGAGATGCCAGACGTGCGTAAAACCGAGACCGTCCATTTTACGGAGAGCATTGGAGCTGCGATTACCTGTACGACAATAGATGAAATACCGTTTTTCAGGGTCGAGTTTTTTCAATTCATCAACAAATGTCTTGGAATAAAAATCAATGTTGACAGCCCCTTCCAGATGCCCGTCAACGTACTCCGCAGGCGTGCGGATATCGATGATCTGCACGTCGTGCGCCACGCTCAGATTGGCCTGGGCCTCTTCTGCAGTCAAATTCACGAACCCTTCAGGTTGCGGCGAGCCAAGATTCAGATACAGGAACGCACTGGCAACCAACACAATGACCACGAGTATGAGGTATGGGGTTTTCATGGCCCAACCCTATATGAATGTACGCTTGCTCTTCAACAAAAAAAGCCGCGCCCACATTGTGGACGCGGCCTTGAGAGTCTTTTACGTCGATTAACCGAGCAGCTCGTTGACCTTCTTCATGATGGCAAAGGCATCGCCAACATACAGGACGTCACATTTTCCCTGTGCCCAGCCACAACCGGCGTCGGTGTTGATGGCACGGCGCTCGTTGATGAAACGCCAGCCCACGACGTGGGGTTCTTCACCGTGGCAACAGGTTGAAAGGCCCTTGGCATGTCGGGGTGTCGCACCGGTCTGACCGACCTGATGCATGTGCGTCAGAAAGGAAATCACCGCGCCGCCTTCGCCCGAGATATCCACCAGGGACTTGGATGAACCCAGCGAACTCTTGGTGGCAGACAGGAACCGCAGAATGGAATCCTCGGCCTCGGCCACATGGACCTCGCCATCAGCCTGCTTCTTGGTCCAGCCGGCACCGGTGACCAGAAGAATCTCGGCATCGGGACGAATGGTCTGCTCATCCTCGGACACGCAGATCATGCCCTCGGGGCGGGTACGCACACCGGAGATATCTGCGTCCACGGCAGTCACGTCTGCGCTGCCGGCACCACTGAACGCACCGGCGCAACCGGCATCCAGAGTCAGGACCCAGGGACGCTCGTCACGAGTAAAGGAGCCTTCCATACGCTGGCGATAAAACCACCGCTTGGCAACAGGTTTGCCATCCACGACATTGAGGCCGGACAAATGCGTGTCCACGCGGCCACCCAGACGAATGGCGAGGCCGGGAAGAGCACGGCTGTAGCGAGAAGTGGCCGGAGCCACGACAATCTCGGCGGAGCATGCCTTGGCAATGGCCTCGGCAGCAGCGATATCAGTCGAATACAGTCCTTCATTATACGCAGGACCGGTCACGGCAAAGAAAGTACCGCCACAGGCCGCAATGGAATCAGCGGCAGCAGCCACATCGGCACCGACCAGCCCAACGGCCAACTCAGCGCCCATGCCGTCGGCCAGCGCCTTGGCAGCGGTCAGGGTCTCCAGGGAAACCTTGGCAAGAGTACCGTCACATTCCGTATGTGCAAGAAATAATACTGTCATGTTCGTCTCCCCCTAGCCCTTGATCCATTCAACGATTTCCTGCGCCATCTCATCCACGGAAGCATCTTTGACGATACGGGTCTCGCGGCGTTGCTGCGGGACTTCCACGGAAGCGAAACTCAAGCTGGAACCGGACAGATCTGCGGGCTTGGCCTGCTGCAGGGCAGGCATATTTTTCTGCATGTTCTGCATGCCTATCTGGGGATTGTTCGGAGGCTCGGGCAGTTCTCCAGTGGCCCAGCCCATGACGGCGGGTGCGCCATCCACGACTGATTTCTGGTAAGAGCCGCCTTCCACACGCTCCAGGACTTCAATGGCACCGTCGTCGCCGACAGTGATCTTGTCCACACCCTGGAACTGTTCGGAGACACCCTGCATCTCACCGACCATCTGCATGACCGCGCCGGAGCCACGGGATGCGGACTGCCAGCCGCCAAAGAGCAGCAGCTTGGACTTGTCCAGCCCGGCGATGCCGTCAATGGTGTCGGACAAAACCTTTGCGGTCTCATAGCTGTCCTCAAAACCGGAAGAGGACCCATCGGCCACGACCAGTTGGAACGGGGCTTTCTGGGACACGGCCATCATGACCTGCTGGAGCTTGGCCTTGGGACCGAGGCTGACCAGCCAGACCTGACTTCCGGGATTCTTGGCGGCCAGATCAGCGGCCTCATAGAGTGCGTGACCGGCCCACGGGTCGAGCACGGCAGGCAGCATCATTTCATTTTGCAGGATCGGACCATTGGGACCGTCCTGGGGTGCGAGCGTCTGGAGCGGGTCCGGTACGATGGAACCGCAAACCACGATGTGGAATTCATTGCCCATTCATTATCTCCTTGATGTATTCGACGACACTCGTATTTCTCATGTCGCCAATTCGTTGGGCGTTGCGATATTTCGCCTCGCCCGTTTTCTTCAATCTCTATAAAAGAGCCGGCTTGGTCATATATCAATTCTCGGCAGAATGCAGCCCGCCGGAACCACCTCTGAACTTGACGTTGGTCCGTTCATTGTCGCGGGGGTTGGACTTGCTGCAGTTCCACATGCATGCGCCGCAGTGCACACATTTCTCCCGATCGAAAAGCGGTGTGCCACCCTCGGGATTGGTGTAAATGGCCTGACCGGAACACGCCTCGATACAAACCTTTTCACGACACCCTTTGCAAAAATCAGGATCGGCAAAAGTGACGTGGTCCGCATAGCCGGGATTGGCCTGCACCTTGCCGCCCATGAGCAGCGCGTCCTGATGTGACACCAGCAACGTGCCGTCCAGCGGAATCTCAGGCCAGCCCACGCGGTCCATGAGGGCGTCGTGCAGGCTGACACCGTTCTTGGCACATTCGGTACGGATCTTCTGAATCTCGCCCTCCTGAATGTAGCCTTTGTAATACTCTTCCACAGTGGGAATACGGTCCTGCGGCTTGAGCGCCTTGCCGGGCATATTAATCAATCCCTTGGTCAGGCCGGTCAAGCCCATGCCCATGAAACCGGGGATAACGCCCTTGGTAAACCCATCGCGGGATTTTTCTGCCACCTTGGCCTCTTCCTCCACCCAGGAGGCGCGGCGTTTGGCAACATAGGTCGCTTCAAGATTTTCCTTGGAAAACGCCTTGCCGTCCTTGAGCAATTCCAGCACGGACTCACCGAGCTGCACGCCCGTGGCCCACGCTTCGTCCACACCGGAACCAGTGAGCACGTTGGTGGAACCGGAGCCTTCGCCGATACGGGCAAAGCCATCGCCACACAGGAAAGGCTCGCCGCGCTTGCCGGACTCCTGCAAGGATTTTGCGCCCCAAGAACGCATGGTGCCACCCTGAAGCCGCTTCCACAAATAGGGGTGCATCATCCAGTGCTGCATGTAGCGGTATGCGGTGCGAACCGGGCTGTCGAACCATGACGGCACGAAAATGCCGAGCGAGGCCACATTGCCGGGATACACATAGAGGAAAC containing:
- the hgcA gene encoding mercury methylation corrinoid protein HgcA codes for the protein MAPAFPPDPAEDDAPCUGPKPDPRAGVHEKPGYSMEPYVDGFVDTPVGFIPRVRTSLLASDWLGVAGARIGFTRANYKVVPGLYCVGDPTPDSPVLVTCNYKLTFDAVRTELSDIDAWILVVDTRGINVWCAAGKNLFSTHEIILSVNAARLGEVVAHRNLVLPQLGATGVTAHMVKKGCGFKVEYGPIRAEDLPAYLANGNQADQDMRMVTFPLKERAVLIPVEIFLLWKLLAWTILAAFLLSGIGPDIFSLAAAWSRGTAAITATLFGILAGCAVVPLMLNQLPWRQFWPKGVLTGAVAGLLCVMFFAGSLGWLASIALALWTTAVSSYLAMNFTGSTPYTSPSGVEAEMRKGLPLQAGAATLGIIGWLIAPFI
- the hgcB gene encoding mercury methylation ferredoxin HgcB, with protein sequence MKDFRYIDNIATLKLDEATCIGCGMCAVVCPHRILEMREKKAVILDFNACMECGACAKNCPVEAITVTPGVGCASYLISVWLYQLTGKEMDSGCC
- a CDS encoding 7-cyano-7-deazaguanine synthase, with amino-acid sequence MKKKILCMYSGGVDSVGVLYRLLTDDAYAAFAIRVHHMQLINREKRAAAEKQAVNQTLKLFAGKKFRPFTFTHCLHDYSFMKRDMIWDMDIANFMAANICAGDRDIVHVARGRTRTDLKTGGEMLLKRSERAMNIFNAIIEPSKSEATIIYPVIDLDKTEIWQMLPKPFREASWYCRTPIYDKAGKAYPCNRCVTCREMREVYEACGEKPPVLPKGLVPTPKEGIRAVVKRVQTSRATFTKKAAMKKA
- a CDS encoding DsrE family protein, which translates into the protein MSDVPINDSIFIIWSSSDPEVADNLAFMYAHNSLKRLWWGRVRLIIWGPSAQLTAENSHIQSRIREMLADGVEVWACRACAENYGVVDTLETLGVNVVYIGDPTTKMIKEGWKSLTF
- a CDS encoding DUF6868 family protein; the protein is MTIETLTTFFMWCSIINGGLLLYAVVIQMVAPDFIYTFQRRFFPINRETYETVYYAFLGGYKLLYLVFNLVPYIALRIME
- a CDS encoding rhodanese-like domain-containing protein; translation: MKTPYLILVVIVLVASAFLYLNLGSPQPEGFVNLTAEEAQANLSVAHDVQIIDIRTPAEYVDGHLEGAVNIDFYSKTFVDELKKLDPEKRYFIYCRTGNRSSNALRKMDGLGFTHVWHLKNGIVDWQRSGLPLVR
- a CDS encoding electron transfer flavoprotein subunit alpha; translation: MTVLFLAHTECDGTLAKVSLETLTAAKALADGMGAELAVGLVGADVAAAADSIAACGGTFFAVTGPAYNEGLYSTDIAAAEAIAKACSAEIVVAPATSRYSRALPGLAIRLGGRVDTHLSGLNVVDGKPVAKRWFYRQRMEGSFTRDERPWVLTLDAGCAGAFSGAGSADVTAVDADISGVRTRPEGMICVSEDEQTIRPDAEILLVTGAGWTKKQADGEVHVAEAEDSILRFLSATKSSLGSSKSLVDISGEGGAVISFLTHMHQVGQTGATPRHAKGLSTCCHGEEPHVVGWRFINERRAINTDAGCGWAQGKCDVLYVGDAFAIMKKVNELLG
- a CDS encoding electron transfer flavoprotein subunit beta/FixA family protein; translated protein: MGNEFHIVVCGSIVPDPLQTLAPQDGPNGPILQNEMMLPAVLDPWAGHALYEAADLAAKNPGSQVWLVSLGPKAKLQQVMMAVSQKAPFQLVVADGSSSGFEDSYETAKVLSDTIDGIAGLDKSKLLLFGGWQSASRGSGAVMQMVGEMQGVSEQFQGVDKITVGDDGAIEVLERVEGGSYQKSVVDGAPAVMGWATGELPEPPNNPQIGMQNMQKNMPALQQAKPADLSGSSLSFASVEVPQQRRETRIVKDASVDEMAQEIVEWIKG
- a CDS encoding 4Fe-4S ferredoxin, which translates into the protein MSDETPRAEMETDIVCVGFGPAAGGFLTTLTRGLMNEDGTPVAESKAMPGMPPQVICYERADDIGFGVSGVVTKGRAIKASFPDLDLSQIPMAHEVTNEKILFLKDPVGASRRPGLFKLADTVLGKWMEDDAYELPYVPAFLEKHPGMIFSIGQLNQWVGGNLMGTGMAQIWPGSPVAEPLMEGEAVKGVRMVDQGVEKDGTPGAGFMPGMDMKAALTVVADGPVGPVGQHLDRELGLPEGNHQREWAVGMKCVVDLPEDCDWEPGTVLHTIGYPEPEIFGFLYVYPGNVASLGIFVPSWFDSPVRTAYRYMQHWMMHPYLWKRLQGGTMRSWGAKSLQESGKRGEPFLCGDGFARIGEGSGSTNVLTGSGVDEAWATGVQLGESVLELLKDGKAFSKENLEATYVAKRRASWVEEEAKVAEKSRDGFTKGVIPGFMGMGLTGLTKGLINMPGKALKPQDRIPTVEEYYKGYIQEGEIQKIRTECAKNGVSLHDALMDRVGWPEIPLDGTLLVSHQDALLMGGKVQANPGYADHVTFADPDFCKGCREKVCIEACSGQAIYTNPEGGTPLFDREKCVHCGACMWNCSKSNPRDNERTNVKFRGGSGGLHSAEN